The DNA window AGAAGCTATAGATTATTTTTCGGTCCATCCGCAACCAGATCTTATTTTTAGTGATATACAACTGGGCGATGGTTTAAGCTTTGATATTGCAAAAGTGATTACAATTGAAGTTCCGGTTATCTTCTCTACTGCCTTTGACGAATACGCGCTGGAAGCTTTTAGAGCAAACGGAATTGAATATATACTGAAGCCTTTTAGTCTTGAATCTCTGGAAAAAGCGCTGTTGAAATTTCAGAACATGCAAAAAGTAATGGCAGGAAGTATTACACAAAAATACGAAGCTGCAATGGCGGTTTTAGCCGCTAAAAACAAAAATAGCAGTCGTACCATTATGATCAAATATCGAGATCGATTACTGCCATTTACGCTTGATAAAATTGCTTTGTTTTGTCTTGAAAATGAAATAACATATATGCACGCGCATTCTGGAAAAACCTATGCTATGACCGAAAGTTTAGAGGAACTGGAACACAAAACAGGACTAACTTTTTTTAGAATGAACAGGCAGTTCCTTGTCAATCGAAATGCCATTCTTGATGCAACAGATTATTTCCCAAGAAAACTAAAAATTAATTTGTCCTTTCCATTCGACAAAGACATTATTGTAAGCAGAGAAAAAAGAAGTAAATTATTAATCTGGCTCACCGA is part of the uncultured Flavobacterium sp. genome and encodes:
- a CDS encoding LytTR family DNA-binding domain-containing protein, giving the protein MKIIIIEDELLVAEDLASNLKQIKPDVEIVCILSSVKEAIDYFSVHPQPDLIFSDIQLGDGLSFDIAKVITIEVPVIFSTAFDEYALEAFRANGIEYILKPFSLESLEKALLKFQNMQKVMAGSITQKYEAAMAVLAAKNKNSSRTIMIKYRDRLLPFTLDKIALFCLENEITYMHAHSGKTYAMTESLEELEHKTGLTFFRMNRQFLVNRNAILDATDYFPRKLKINLSFPFDKDIIVSREKRSKLLIWLTEN